In a genomic window of Bordetella petrii:
- a CDS encoding type I restriction-modification enzyme R subunit C-terminal domain-containing protein, with product MDKQSGKDFDPFDLLCHVAWDQPPLTRKERAEQVKKRHYFAKYGEQAQKVLEALLDKYADEGVAAIEETQILTIAPFNRLGTPIELVRAFGGKTQYQQAVGELERELYRA from the coding sequence GTGGACAAGCAATCCGGCAAGGATTTCGACCCCTTCGATCTGCTATGCCACGTGGCCTGGGATCAACCTCCGCTCACACGCAAGGAGCGGGCCGAACAGGTCAAGAAGCGCCATTACTTCGCCAAGTACGGCGAGCAAGCGCAAAAGGTGCTCGAAGCCTTGCTCGACAAGTATGCCGACGAAGGCGTGGCCGCCATCGAGGAAACGCAAATCCTCACCATCGCTCCCTTCAACCGCCTGGGCACACCGATCGAACTGGTGCGTGCCTTTGGCGGCAAGACCCAATACCAACAGGCCGTGGGCGAGCTCGAGCGTGAGCTCTACCGTGCCTGA
- a CDS encoding IS3 family transposase (programmed frameshift) — MGNPRARYTQEFMLEAVRMVRGGQSMAAVAKILGISPKTLHNWVKADAAGKLNGAGKQVSPEQMEIARLRAELARVKMERDILGKSHGVLCEGVGMKYAWIELHSRQWPVSLSCQVLGVSPSGYHARKVRDVDTDRPRRRISNDALLVHIKAVHAESKGEYGWPRVWKQLLVQGIRVSKDRVQRLMKLHGIKAKTKRRFKVTTDSKHSLPVAPDLLQRDFSPARPDQVWTTDITYIWTDEGWLFLTVILDLFSRQVVGWSMQPHMRTELVSDALRMAWFRRRPQAGLILHSDRGSQYCSHDFQDLLKGYGMRSSMSRRGNCWDNAPTESLWGSLKRARILGQRFATRREAMDEVIDWLSFYNHSRLHSTLGYVSPMQFERDWYAAQNQRVA; from the exons ATGGGTAATCCGAGAGCTCGATATACGCAGGAATTCATGCTGGAAGCCGTGCGCATGGTCCGCGGCGGCCAGAGCATGGCGGCGGTGGCGAAGATACTGGGCATCAGCCCGAAGACGCTGCACAACTGGGTGAAGGCCGATGCCGCTGGGAAGCTGAACGGCGCAGGCAAACAGGTTTCTCCAGAACAGATGGAGATTGCCCGGCTGCGCGCGGAGTTGGCACGCGTGAAGATGGAGCGCGACATATTGG GGAAAAGCCACGGCGTACTTTGCGAAGGTGTCGGCATGAAGTACGCCTGGATCGAGCTTCACAGCCGACAATGGCCGGTGTCCCTGAGCTGCCAGGTGCTGGGTGTCAGCCCCAGCGGTTACCACGCGCGCAAGGTGCGGGATGTCGATACTGACCGACCGCGCCGACGCATCAGCAACGACGCTCTGCTGGTGCACATCAAGGCCGTGCACGCTGAATCCAAAGGCGAGTACGGCTGGCCGCGCGTGTGGAAGCAACTGCTGGTCCAGGGCATTCGCGTCAGCAAGGATCGTGTCCAGCGGCTCATGAAGCTGCACGGCATCAAGGCGAAGACCAAACGCCGGTTCAAGGTCACGACCGACAGCAAACACAGCCTGCCGGTCGCACCGGACCTGCTGCAACGAGACTTCTCTCCCGCGCGTCCCGACCAGGTCTGGACTACGGACATCACGTACATCTGGACGGACGAGGGTTGGCTGTTTCTGACCGTCATTCTCGACCTGTTCAGCCGTCAGGTGGTGGGCTGGTCGATGCAGCCGCACATGCGCACGGAGCTGGTGTCTGATGCGCTGCGTATGGCGTGGTTTCGCCGCCGTCCGCAAGCGGGCCTGATCCTCCACAGTGACCGTGGCAGCCAGTATTGCAGTCATGACTTCCAGGACCTGCTCAAGGGCTACGGCATGCGCAGTTCGATGAGCCGTCGAGGCAATTGCTGGGACAACGCACCGACCGAGAGCCTGTGGGGATCGCTCAAGCGTGCACGCATCCTCGGCCAGCGCTTTGCAACGCGTCGCGAAGCGATGGACGAGGTAATCGACTGGTTGAGCTTCTACAATCATTCGCGCTTGCACTCGACGTTGGGCTACGTCAGCCCGATGCAATTCGAGCGGGACTGGTACGCCGCCCAGAACCAACGGGTGGCATAA
- a CDS encoding HVO_A0114 family putative DNA-binding protein, whose translation MKRCVVGVQQLDCPPPQGGEIPSILFPSLASLAAVLSDDNRHLLHLIHNKQPKSLTELAELSGRKVPNLSRTLKTMADYGLVSLQRNVRDVQPTALATEFLVVLD comes from the coding sequence ATGAAACGCTGCGTTGTCGGTGTTCAGCAACTGGATTGCCCGCCACCGCAGGGCGGCGAGATTCCCAGCATCTTGTTCCCTTCCTTGGCGTCGCTGGCTGCCGTGCTATCGGATGACAACCGCCACCTGCTGCACCTGATCCACAACAAGCAGCCTAAGTCTTTGACGGAGCTGGCTGAGCTCAGCGGCCGCAAGGTGCCAAACCTGTCGCGCACTCTGAAGACGATGGCCGATTACGGACTGGTTTCACTGCAACGCAATGTTCGCGATGTTCAGCCGACTGCGTTAGCAACCGAATTTCTGGTTGTGTTGGATTGA
- a CDS encoding site-specific integrase → MLLAVFLKYVSRRRAAGYRGYPETSLCSRLIALAACCLGKAADAEWGEFDFEDALWRRPGAKMKARRDHVSPLSTQAIAALKDLQRITGGRYLFPHRSGKGFTTPID, encoded by the coding sequence TTGCTATTGGCGGTTTTCCTCAAGTACGTCTCGCGGAGGCGAGCGGCTGGCTACCGGGGCTATCCGGAAACCTCATTGTGCTCGCGGCTGATTGCGCTGGCCGCTTGCTGTCTAGGGAAAGCGGCGGATGCCGAGTGGGGCGAGTTCGACTTTGAGGATGCGCTGTGGCGTCGGCCTGGGGCGAAGATGAAAGCGCGGCGTGACCATGTCAGCCCGTTGTCAACGCAGGCCATTGCGGCACTAAAAGACTTGCAGCGCATCACGGGTGGACGCTATCTGTTCCCGCATCGGAGCGGCAAAGGTTTCACTACGCCAATCGACTGA
- the ychF gene encoding redox-regulated ATPase YchF, whose translation MALQCGIVGLPNVGKSTLFNALTRAGIAAENYPFCTIEPNVGVVEVPDPRLQKLAEIVGPERILPATVEFVDIAGLVAGASQGEGLGNQFLSHIRETDAIVNVVRCFEDPNVIHVAGKVDPIADIEVIETELALADLQTAEKALHRHSKTARSGDKEAQRLVAALEKCIAALNQAKPVRSVDLSDEEAALIKQLCFITAKPAMYVGNVSDDGFTNNPLLERLTEFAAARNAPVVAICAAIESEIVDLPDEDRQAFLADMGMDEPGLNRLIRAAFKLLGLQTYFTAGVKEVRAWTIPIGATAPQAAGVIHTDFERGFIRAQTISFDDFIACKGEQGAKEAGKMRAEGKEYVVQDGDVMNFLFNV comes from the coding sequence ATGGCTCTGCAATGCGGCATCGTCGGCCTGCCCAACGTGGGCAAATCGACGCTTTTCAACGCCCTGACCCGCGCGGGCATCGCGGCGGAAAACTACCCCTTCTGCACCATCGAGCCCAACGTGGGCGTGGTGGAAGTGCCCGATCCGCGCCTGCAGAAGCTGGCCGAGATTGTCGGGCCCGAGCGCATCCTGCCGGCCACGGTAGAGTTCGTCGACATCGCCGGCCTGGTGGCTGGCGCCAGCCAGGGCGAAGGCCTGGGCAACCAGTTCCTGTCGCACATCCGCGAGACCGACGCCATCGTCAACGTGGTGCGCTGCTTCGAAGACCCCAACGTCATCCACGTGGCGGGCAAGGTCGATCCGATTGCCGACATCGAAGTCATCGAGACCGAACTGGCGCTGGCCGACCTGCAGACGGCCGAGAAGGCCCTGCACCGCCATTCCAAGACCGCGCGCTCGGGCGACAAGGAAGCGCAGCGCCTGGTGGCCGCGCTGGAAAAATGCATTGCCGCGCTCAACCAGGCCAAGCCGGTGCGCTCGGTCGACCTTAGCGACGAAGAAGCCGCGCTGATCAAGCAGCTGTGCTTCATTACCGCCAAGCCCGCCATGTACGTGGGCAACGTCAGCGACGATGGTTTCACCAACAACCCGCTGCTGGAGCGCCTGACCGAGTTCGCCGCCGCGCGGAACGCGCCGGTGGTGGCCATTTGCGCGGCCATCGAATCCGAAATCGTCGACCTGCCCGACGAAGACCGCCAGGCCTTCCTGGCCGACATGGGCATGGACGAGCCGGGCCTGAACCGCCTGATCCGCGCCGCCTTCAAGCTGCTGGGCCTGCAAACCTACTTCACCGCGGGCGTGAAAGAAGTGCGCGCCTGGACCATCCCCATCGGCGCCACCGCGCCGCAAGCCGCCGGCGTCATCCACACCGACTTCGAACGCGGCTTCATCCGCGCGCAGACGATTTCCTTCGACGACTTCATCGCCTGCAAAGGCGAACAGGGCGCGAAAGAAGCGGGCAAGATGCGTGCGGAAGGGAAAGAGTATGTGGTGCAGGATGGGGACGTGATGAACTTCTTGTTTAACGTCTGA
- a CDS encoding MFS transporter encodes MSTQQEGSWRDLFSGKNLGCSIALSGGVALHAINIYVATTVLPSVVQDIGGLDLYAWNTTLFVVASILGSALTARLLAMAGSRGAYATAGVLFIAGSLVCALAPAMPVMLLGRTLQGLGGGFLFALCYAMIYAVFDERLWPRAMALISGMWGVATLLGPAVGGVFAQMDAWRAAFGSLAPLTLLYALLVWLVLPARTRGQAGQSTRLPVTQLLLLTVAVLAVSAGSISPDPRWNLGGLGLAVILVWLLVRKDFTSDTRLLPKNALRLTSPLLPLYLTIGLLVMGMTSETFVPYFLQTLHARTPLLSGYMAALMAAGWTVSEIWSSGWTGAALRRAIVSGPALVLAGMVILAFTMPLHAQGDGLVLACASLGLALVGFGIGLGWPHLLTRILQVAPAGDQDAAATSITTVQLFATALGSALAGMLANLGGLSEPGGVAGTSGAAWWLFSVLALAPLLAIFSAARVATAIRQGAALRSGPPGDEATTLSSPQVAKW; translated from the coding sequence ATGTCTACGCAACAAGAAGGAAGCTGGCGGGATCTGTTCTCCGGCAAGAACCTGGGATGTTCCATCGCGTTGTCGGGCGGGGTGGCACTGCATGCCATCAACATCTACGTCGCCACGACGGTGCTGCCGTCCGTGGTCCAGGACATCGGCGGTCTCGATCTCTACGCCTGGAACACCACCCTGTTCGTGGTGGCCTCCATCCTGGGGTCGGCGCTGACGGCCAGGCTGCTGGCAATGGCGGGCTCGCGCGGCGCGTATGCCACCGCCGGTGTGCTTTTTATCGCGGGCAGCCTGGTGTGTGCGCTGGCGCCAGCCATGCCGGTGATGTTGCTGGGCCGCACCCTGCAGGGGCTGGGCGGCGGCTTTCTGTTCGCGTTGTGCTACGCAATGATCTATGCCGTATTCGATGAGCGGCTATGGCCCCGGGCAATGGCCCTGATCTCCGGCATGTGGGGGGTGGCGACCCTGCTGGGCCCCGCAGTGGGCGGAGTGTTTGCGCAAATGGATGCATGGCGGGCGGCGTTCGGCTCGCTGGCGCCGCTGACGCTGCTGTACGCACTGCTCGTGTGGCTGGTGTTGCCTGCCCGCACGCGCGGCCAGGCCGGCCAATCCACCAGGCTGCCCGTCACGCAATTGCTGTTGCTGACGGTGGCGGTGCTGGCGGTCAGCGCGGGCAGCATCTCACCCGATCCCAGGTGGAACCTGGGTGGCCTTGGGCTGGCCGTCATCCTGGTGTGGCTGCTGGTGCGCAAGGATTTCACCAGCGACACGCGGCTTTTGCCCAAGAATGCCCTGCGCCTGACTTCGCCCTTGCTGCCGCTGTATCTCACCATAGGCTTGCTGGTAATGGGCATGACCAGCGAGACCTTCGTGCCGTACTTCCTGCAAACCCTGCATGCCCGCACGCCGCTACTGTCGGGCTACATGGCCGCGCTGATGGCGGCGGGCTGGACGGTGTCTGAAATCTGGAGTTCGGGGTGGACGGGAGCCGCCCTGCGCCGGGCCATCGTCAGCGGCCCGGCGCTGGTGCTGGCCGGCATGGTCATCCTGGCATTCACCATGCCCCTGCATGCGCAAGGCGACGGCCTCGTGCTGGCGTGCGCCAGCCTGGGGCTCGCGCTGGTGGGCTTCGGCATCGGACTGGGCTGGCCGCACCTGCTGACCCGTATTCTGCAAGTCGCGCCCGCCGGTGACCAGGATGCCGCCGCGACATCGATCACCACGGTGCAGTTATTTGCCACGGCCCTGGGGTCGGCGCTGGCCGGCATGCTGGCCAACCTGGGCGGCTTGAGCGAACCGGGCGGCGTCGCAGGCACCTCGGGCGCGGCATGGTGGCTGTTTTCCGTATTGGCGCTCGCGCCGTTGCTGGCGATCTTCAGCGCCGCGCGCGTCGCTACCGCCATCAGGCAGGGCGCGGCCCTGCGCAGCGGCCCGCCGGGAGACGAGGCGACGACGTTGTCGTCGCCACAAGTTGCGAAGTGGTAA
- a CDS encoding helix-turn-helix transcriptional regulator, whose product MSTGSSTADRLLYLLKTRGPLQAADAGAMLGMTAEAARQQFTKLAASGLAEAYSEARGVGRPSQFWKLTAAGHGRFPDAHADLTVQLIDTVRQAFGEQAIERLIDMREQKSREGYLREMSGAPDLKERVARLARLRSREGYMAEYEELEDGAFLFIENHCPICAAATACQGFCRAELMVFEQVLQAKVERTEHLLRQARRCAYKVSPLPD is encoded by the coding sequence ATGAGCACAGGATCGTCGACCGCCGACCGGCTGCTGTACCTGCTGAAGACGCGCGGCCCCCTACAGGCGGCCGACGCGGGCGCAATGCTGGGCATGACAGCCGAAGCCGCGCGCCAGCAGTTCACCAAGCTGGCCGCGTCAGGCCTGGCCGAGGCCTACTCGGAAGCGCGTGGTGTGGGCCGTCCCAGCCAGTTCTGGAAACTGACGGCCGCCGGCCATGGACGCTTTCCCGACGCGCACGCGGACCTGACGGTCCAACTGATCGACACGGTGCGCCAGGCTTTTGGCGAGCAGGCCATCGAACGCCTGATCGACATGCGCGAACAGAAAAGCCGTGAGGGGTATTTGCGCGAGATGAGCGGCGCGCCAGACTTGAAAGAACGCGTGGCACGCCTGGCCCGGTTGCGCTCGCGGGAAGGCTATATGGCCGAGTACGAAGAACTGGAAGACGGCGCCTTTCTGTTCATAGAGAACCATTGCCCGATCTGCGCCGCTGCCACGGCGTGCCAGGGGTTCTGTCGGGCGGAACTGATGGTGTTTGAACAGGTGCTGCAGGCGAAGGTGGAGCGAACCGAGCACCTGCTGCGGCAAGCGCGCCGTTGCGCCTACAAGGTGAGCCCCTTGCCGGATTGA
- a CDS encoding CPBP family glutamic-type intramembrane protease, protein MSHMPAAPATLPARLRFRDELADFLRFLFAPDVRRLPGRRTPSGLRNDWLPDVPLRRLLAWAAVLWGLNFFALGPIAVTAAGAGGAVHRIDPSAIPWLNAVLWAPLIEEMLFRYGLRRPRQALWVCPAILPPLLWGVHGWTLAWAAAVVLLACLPLRRAKVARARWQMGWRRRYLMRFGMVYHLSSVAFAVVHLNNFVLVDTAYWMLPLLVLPQWATGLVLGWIRVRRGIGASVALHSIFNAGPMLLIVVVLGIG, encoded by the coding sequence CTGAGCCACATGCCTGCGGCCCCAGCAACCTTGCCCGCCAGGCTGCGGTTCCGCGACGAGCTGGCCGATTTCCTGCGCTTCCTGTTCGCCCCGGATGTGCGGCGCCTGCCTGGCCGGCGCACGCCCAGCGGGCTGCGTAACGACTGGCTGCCTGACGTGCCGCTGCGCCGGTTACTGGCCTGGGCAGCCGTTCTGTGGGGCCTGAATTTCTTCGCGCTGGGGCCCATCGCCGTCACGGCGGCGGGCGCGGGCGGCGCCGTGCATCGCATCGACCCATCCGCCATTCCCTGGTTGAACGCGGTGCTGTGGGCGCCGCTGATCGAGGAAATGCTGTTTCGCTACGGCCTGCGCCGCCCCAGGCAGGCGCTGTGGGTATGCCCGGCCATCCTGCCGCCGCTGCTGTGGGGCGTGCACGGCTGGACGCTGGCGTGGGCGGCCGCGGTCGTGCTGCTGGCCTGCCTGCCGCTGCGGCGCGCCAAGGTGGCGCGGGCGCGCTGGCAAATGGGCTGGCGCCGCCGTTACCTGATGCGCTTTGGCATGGTCTACCACCTGTCGTCGGTCGCGTTCGCGGTGGTGCACCTGAACAATTTCGTGCTGGTCGACACAGCCTACTGGATGCTGCCCCTGCTGGTGCTGCCGCAATGGGCCACCGGCCTGGTGCTGGGCTGGATCCGCGTGCGGCGCGGCATCGGCGCGTCCGTGGCGCTGCATAGCATCTTCAATGCCGGACCGATGCTGTTGATTGTGGTGGTGCTGGGAATAGGGTAG
- the pth gene encoding aminoacyl-tRNA hydrolase, translating to MSTAIRLIAGLGNPGPDYETTRHNAGFWLADHLADDLRATFALEKSFFGMVAKARHAGENVLLVKPITYMNRSGQAVGALARFYKLAPEQVLVLHDELDLLPGQVKLKQGGGHAGHNGLKDIQAALGSPNFWRLRIGIGHPRTLGLAQQVADFVLHPPRRDEQTAIDDVIHRCRAVVPAMLDGDFALATRQLHSGNGA from the coding sequence ATGTCTACCGCCATCCGCCTGATCGCGGGCCTGGGCAACCCCGGGCCCGATTACGAAACCACCCGCCACAACGCCGGCTTCTGGCTGGCCGACCATCTGGCCGACGACCTGCGCGCCACCTTCGCGCTGGAAAAAAGCTTCTTCGGCATGGTGGCCAAGGCGCGCCACGCGGGCGAGAACGTGCTGCTGGTCAAGCCGATCACGTACATGAACCGCTCGGGGCAGGCTGTGGGGGCGCTGGCGCGCTTCTACAAACTGGCGCCCGAACAGGTGCTGGTGCTGCATGACGAACTGGACCTGCTGCCGGGCCAGGTCAAGCTCAAGCAGGGCGGCGGGCATGCCGGCCACAATGGCCTGAAAGACATCCAGGCTGCCCTGGGCAGCCCCAATTTCTGGCGGCTGCGCATCGGCATCGGCCACCCCCGCACACTGGGCCTGGCCCAGCAGGTGGCCGATTTCGTGCTGCATCCGCCCCGGCGCGACGAACAAACCGCAATCGACGACGTTATCCACCGCTGCCGCGCCGTGGTGCCGGCCATGCTGGACGGCGACTTCGCGCTTGCCACACGCCAGCTGCACAGCGGCAACGGGGCCTGA
- a CDS encoding 50S ribosomal protein L25/general stress protein Ctc — protein sequence MKFNATARSVQGSSASRRLRRAGRVPAIVYGGSAAPLNIELDHNEIYHALRKEEFHASILQMQLDGKEEAVLLRSVQWHAYKPQVLHVDFQRVDANQALHTKVPLHFINGENSPAVKLSSAIISHVVTELEITCLPAALPQYIEVDLGNLLGGGSVHLSDVKLPKGVTYVAHGSDANPVLASALVKGGGAAAADEGGDAAAAETPAA from the coding sequence ATGAAATTCAATGCCACTGCGCGTAGCGTCCAGGGTTCGAGTGCGAGCCGCCGCCTGCGCCGCGCGGGCCGCGTTCCCGCCATCGTTTATGGCGGGTCGGCTGCCCCCCTGAACATCGAACTCGACCACAACGAGATCTACCACGCCCTGCGCAAGGAAGAATTCCACGCCTCGATCCTGCAAATGCAGCTCGACGGCAAGGAAGAAGCCGTGCTGCTGCGTTCGGTTCAATGGCACGCCTACAAGCCGCAAGTTCTGCACGTCGACTTCCAGCGCGTCGACGCCAACCAGGCCCTGCACACCAAGGTGCCCCTGCACTTCATCAACGGCGAAAACTCGCCCGCGGTCAAGCTCAGCAGCGCCATCATCAGCCACGTGGTTACCGAACTGGAAATCACCTGCCTGCCGGCCGCGCTGCCCCAGTACATCGAAGTCGACCTGGGCAACCTGCTGGGCGGCGGCTCGGTCCACCTGTCTGACGTCAAGCTGCCCAAGGGTGTCACCTATGTGGCCCACGGCAGCGATGCCAACCCGGTGCTGGCCTCGGCGCTGGTCAAGGGCGGCGGCGCTGCCGCTGCCGACGAAGGCGGCGACGCCGCGGCCGCGGAAACCCCGGCTGCCTAA
- a CDS encoding ribose-phosphate pyrophosphokinase, with protein sequence MANDSFMIFTGTANTRLAVDVVNHLDMSLGKMTVGRFSDGEVMVEINENVRGKDVFVLQPTCAPTNDNLMEIMVMVDALRRASAGRITAAIPYFGYARQDRRPRSARVAISAKVVANMLQVAGVDRVLTMDLHADQIQGFFDIPVDNIYAGPILLGDIWRRNFSNLVVVSPDIGGVVRARALAKQLEADLAIIDKRRPRANVSEVMNIIGEVDGRTCIIMDDMVDTAGTLCKAAQALKDRGAGAVYAYCTHPVLSGGAIDRIEASELDELVVTDTIPLSEQGQASGKIRQLSCAALLGETILRISNAESVSSLFVD encoded by the coding sequence ATGGCAAACGACAGCTTCATGATCTTCACGGGTACGGCCAACACGCGGCTGGCCGTGGATGTAGTCAACCACCTCGACATGTCCCTGGGCAAAATGACGGTGGGCCGCTTCTCCGATGGCGAAGTCATGGTCGAGATCAACGAGAACGTGCGCGGCAAAGACGTTTTCGTACTGCAGCCCACCTGTGCGCCCACCAACGACAACCTGATGGAAATCATGGTCATGGTCGACGCCTTGCGCCGCGCGTCGGCGGGCCGCATCACCGCCGCCATTCCGTACTTCGGTTATGCCCGCCAGGACCGCCGCCCGCGTTCGGCGCGCGTGGCCATCTCGGCCAAGGTCGTGGCCAACATGCTGCAAGTGGCCGGAGTCGACCGCGTGCTCACCATGGACCTGCACGCCGACCAGATCCAGGGCTTTTTCGATATTCCGGTCGACAACATCTACGCCGGCCCCATTTTGCTGGGCGACATCTGGCGCCGCAATTTCTCGAACCTGGTGGTCGTGTCGCCCGACATCGGCGGCGTGGTTCGCGCCCGCGCGCTGGCCAAGCAGCTCGAGGCCGACCTGGCCATCATCGACAAGCGCCGCCCGCGCGCCAATGTGTCCGAAGTCATGAACATCATCGGCGAAGTCGATGGCCGCACCTGCATCATCATGGACGACATGGTCGACACCGCCGGCACGCTGTGCAAGGCGGCGCAGGCCCTGAAAGACCGCGGCGCCGGCGCCGTCTACGCCTATTGCACGCACCCCGTGCTGTCGGGCGGCGCCATCGACCGCATCGAAGCGTCGGAACTCGACGAGCTCGTCGTCACCGACACCATTCCGCTGTCCGAGCAAGGCCAGGCCAGCGGTAAAATCCGCCAGCTGTCGTGCGCGGCACTGCTGGGCGAGACCATTCTGCGTATTTCCAACGCCGAATCGGTCAGCTCGCTGTTCGTCGATTAA
- the ispE gene encoding 4-(cytidine 5'-diphospho)-2-C-methyl-D-erythritol kinase, protein MLYDVPAPAKLNLFLHVVGRRPDGYHLLQTVFGFIDLCDTLHFEARADGRIERAADLPGVPPEHDLTLRAARALQQATGTRQGAVISLEKRIPQGGGLGGGSSDAATTLIALNRLWGTGLSRSDLMALALPLGADVPVFVYGQPAFAEGVGEQLAPVALPPAVYLVVQPDASVPTAGIFADPDLTRDTPSVTIADFLASQDFDVAGSAGGGRDLFGRNDLEPVVYRRYPEVLGAAQWLSGRGIHARMSGSGACLFARYATMQQAVLAQQEITATMRVAGETAGHTQPGFRLVRACPGLAEHPLRNWIAR, encoded by the coding sequence ATGTTGTACGACGTTCCCGCGCCGGCCAAGCTGAACCTGTTCCTGCATGTGGTGGGGCGCCGGCCCGACGGCTACCATCTGCTGCAGACCGTGTTCGGCTTCATCGACTTGTGCGACACCCTGCATTTCGAGGCGCGGGCCGATGGCCGCATCGAGCGCGCCGCCGACCTGCCTGGCGTGCCGCCCGAACACGACCTGACCCTGCGCGCCGCGCGCGCGCTGCAGCAGGCCACCGGCACCCGCCAGGGCGCCGTCATCAGCCTGGAAAAACGCATTCCGCAAGGGGGCGGGCTGGGCGGCGGCTCCAGCGATGCCGCCACTACCCTGATCGCCCTGAACCGCCTGTGGGGCACGGGGCTGTCGCGCAGCGACCTGATGGCCCTGGCGCTGCCCCTGGGCGCCGACGTGCCGGTGTTCGTGTATGGCCAGCCGGCGTTTGCCGAAGGCGTGGGCGAGCAACTGGCCCCGGTGGCGCTGCCGCCGGCCGTGTACCTGGTCGTGCAACCCGACGCCAGCGTGCCCACGGCTGGCATTTTTGCCGACCCCGATTTGACACGTGACACACCTTCAGTCACAATAGCGGACTTTCTTGCTTCGCAAGATTTCGATGTGGCCGGCAGTGCCGGCGGCGGTCGGGATCTTTTTGGCAGAAACGACTTGGAACCGGTGGTCTACCGGCGTTACCCTGAAGTTCTCGGGGCGGCGCAGTGGCTGTCGGGGCGTGGCATACACGCCCGCATGTCGGGGTCTGGCGCGTGTTTGTTCGCCCGGTACGCCACCATGCAGCAAGCCGTTTTGGCGCAGCAGGAAATTACCGCTACAATGCGCGTCGCCGGTGAAACTGCCGGCCACACGCAGCCAGGGTTCCGGTTAGTGCGGGCATGTCCCGGGTTGGCCGAGCATCCGTTGCGGAACTGGATCGCAAGATAG
- the lolB gene encoding lipoprotein insertase outer membrane protein LolB, which yields MAAAGSLCQTAWRVRGWLAAGLCALLAGCASVPDAPSGTAEGAFSRGGRFAITMTESSGEQQAVQGGFTWRDDGRRYQLDLTNPLGSTEARVEGRPGHATLTKADGTVLQADTPDALVEEALGSPVPVSGLRDWLRGRVADDAPAGKLQSDAQGRPLSFEQDGWQARLSRYDDQGPGLLVLQRTEPGRRIVVRLAVSQP from the coding sequence ATGGCAGCGGCGGGTAGCCTGTGCCAGACGGCCTGGCGCGTGCGCGGCTGGCTGGCGGCGGGGCTGTGCGCCTTGCTGGCCGGCTGCGCCAGCGTGCCCGACGCGCCGTCCGGCACCGCCGAAGGCGCTTTTTCGCGCGGCGGCCGCTTCGCCATCACCATGACGGAATCCTCGGGCGAGCAGCAGGCGGTGCAGGGCGGCTTCACATGGCGCGACGACGGCCGGCGCTACCAGCTCGACCTCACCAATCCGCTGGGCTCCACCGAAGCCCGCGTGGAAGGGCGGCCCGGCCACGCCACCCTGACCAAGGCCGACGGCACGGTGCTGCAGGCCGACACCCCCGATGCGCTGGTTGAAGAGGCGTTGGGCAGCCCCGTGCCGGTGTCCGGCTTGCGCGACTGGCTGCGCGGCCGGGTGGCCGACGACGCGCCGGCCGGCAAGCTGCAAAGCGATGCCCAAGGTCGTCCGCTGTCGTTCGAGCAAGACGGCTGGCAGGCGCGCCTGTCGCGCTACGACGACCAGGGCCCCGGCCTGCTGGTGCTGCAGCGTACCGAGCCGGGGCGCCGCATCGTCGTGCGGCTGGCCGTCAGCCAGCCCTGA